The genomic segment ATTTCTCTGAACAATCAAAGCAACGTGAGAAACTGTGAGGTCAGAATCTAAAGCATCTCATTGGGCCGTCAGGAGCAGCTGGAGTTTGTCTCCCAGCTGCTGATTGATATGAAACTAACTGCTGTCAGCTCTGATTCAACCATCTCCTCTCTAGCAGATGGTTCACCCAAACAACCTcctgtgtgttttcacaccaaTCAAAGCTAACCCTAAACCGACAACCTCCttccaaccacaacagttcTGCATGAGTCGACTGCATCAAGCAAAACCAGCAAACCAGCGAATATTTGTCAGGAAATTCCTCCAGGAGAAGAAAAACCCTCAAAAATCCACAGAATGAGGAAACCGTGGTGGGACATGGTGAACATGGACCACAGCTTCACTGTAATCAACCTTTCTTCTTCCAGCAGCTCtcaaatgcattcaaatgtaATCAATGTGGATAAATGTATAagattaaatagaaaatatggaACTGTAGCTGTTCATCCTGATTGGTTGGGTTAAGGGTGGATGTTGCATCCAGCTCCCGTTCGGTCTCAGAATCGAAGTTTGTCTGTTTCCTGGctaaaagcagcagctgaagcaTCAGAGCAGTGAACTCTGGGACAGACTGACCAATTATCTGATCACCCTGAAGCATGGAGAGCTGCTTATGTCTGCACtgagcagcagcaaacagctcAGTGGGATCCATCCACTCCAtgaatgacctctgacctcagagTGTACTGGAAAGGACTAGGTTCTGTCTCTGCAGATTTGAATTTAATGCATCAATCGATGCCCTGCAGCGCCACCTGCATCCTGCAGGGGAGCACTAGAGTGCAGTGGACCCCTCATGGACTGGTCCacagaaaaaatctaaaatattcaacagaaaatgcagcttggggaGCTGAAATATCGAGACACAATGCATTCCAGGAGcgcatttattttccttgataCTGACTGGCTGTATGCCCAAAAGAAGTAATAAAGGCGACCAATAAAGAAGTTCTTGCGTTGGTGCAATCccagttcaaacaccaaatataccttaatatgcatcaATATGCACAGCAGAAACCATCttgttttctggccgatcctCAAAAGACTGACCTGCAGATTTCCATTTAAGTCTGATTTCGACTCCAGACTCCAGAGTCACAATACAccttattttattgaaaaatactGAACAATACAAGTGAAACCAATATACATTTGTTTTAGCTGCACATTACGCTCTtgaatgtaaataatgtttacaGCATTGCAGTTTCAACTGCAGCTCctttagtgtttcatttttcacattttaaaaacaaacaaaagttgcACAACAAGTTAGACTGCAGTCTTGGGATGGGCAATATGGActatattttgtggtactattgtaataacaataaatgtgacataagaactatttattacttctttttaaGGTAACTATATAACTAtgactgcatggcacagcaACCATACCTCTACAAACACAGATAATAATCTAGAGAAACATTCCTATTTGCAAAGCGCTTCGTTAGGACTCCATggcataaagaagtgtgatttgtgtcACATGAACACAGTAAcggcatttaaaaatatttagaaatttattggtattttatgacACTTTCAATGAAAAAACACGGCAATATTgacagttttgggtttttggaatttatcatgacgacaataaatcaaaattcatattttgataagaaatttattacaataaataatacaataaatgcccaacCCTACTGCGGAccttttttgaaaattaaaaaaaattatgtttacagTCTTTTTGATTTTGGCAGCAGGTCTGAGAATGAGTGATTCAATTGCAAAGTGGAACCGGAGTGGAGTCGGTCTGCTCTCTGCTCCGACTGCAGGACGGGgatgacaaaagttttcagtctggtgctttggccTCAACTAGtttttttaaggacaattttgtttacagaaacttcagtGTTCTTTTTACTTGTTattccagttttgtttatttacttttggatatttaaaatgtcttccagttctggtgttaaatattcactagaatttaaagtttattgatctttgagaacgTGTTCTTGAATTATTACCATTagattacttgaaaatggtcttaaaacaacaatatcattgttaattgcaataatttctggaataatttattgtccagccaaACTTGTTTCGGCGGCAGGCCTAGGCGTGACCCGGTGAACAGATCTGTGAGTCAGTCTCTCATGGCAGAGCAGAAGGGATCAAGGACGGATTTCACATTGAAGAAATGGCCAATTGATTGATCGGTGCTCCTAGagtctgaaatattaaaataggcagctaTAAGCGTCTTTTGAGGAAGTCTCAGGTGTTCGGAGGCAATTATAGCCCCTCCACTGTACAGGGAGACATTGGGTGTAATTGGTTTGAGTTAAAAGGATCCAACTTGGTTCCTGTAGACGCTGGACTTTTCCAGGGTTAAAGAAGCAGCACtcttctctctgtcctcctcgCTGATGGGAATGTGGTCCTGCAGGGATGTCAGGTGTGAAACtctgaatttaaaaagcttCACAGGAGCCTTGATCCTTCCCTCACCTATCAAGTGTTGGACAGGAGCAGCCAACGTCTGCTTCCCCTGCAAGGCAGCTGGGTTTACCCTGAGGGACGCCGTCCAGAGAGCAGACTGCAGTCACTGCTTCTACAGCTGAGCAGGTTGGACATCTGGTTTGATGTGTTGGACGTGTCCTCCTGAGAGAAGACCCATGGTTGGATCCCGGAGAGCTGGAGATTACACGTCTCATGTCTGACTAGATAATAGCTTCTCCAGATGAGCTGCAGAATCCAGCTATGGAGGACTGCAGCGCTCTGATTACCGCTTCTCATCAAtatccaaacagaaaaacactccACACTTCcagattttctgtcagaaaatgACTGATAGAGTCAAtctgaaatcatttttacaaaattatctGCTTTGTGTCGACatgaaacagtttatttatCAGGGATGATTCATGGGTTGGAGTTTGGCAAATAAGAAACAGTCAGATCTGAACTGAAaaccagagaagcagccaaagaCCAAAGAAACAAAGGCTGGAGAACAACGGACCAAGAATGGTTTAAAGACAACATGAAGgtctatatttaaatattcctgAAAACTTGTTGGAAGAGAAACATTCCTACTCCAAGAAGAGGCAtcaatttatgcaaaaatatttcagaatatttccttccattcagtttgtttagtatgaaattttaagacatttcaaGCAGTTGATTTAAACTCTGAATGTGACCAAATTATCTTCCTCTGCAGGCCTTAAAACACGAGTATAATGCAGAAAAGTTCAACAGAACCTGCCTGTTAGTACACACACTGCAATAAGTGTGCGAATTTCCTAACTCGACCAGAATCAGAGATTGACCCAAACACGAGGCTCTGCGTAAACACTGCTTGTTTTCTCCTGCAGAGGGCGCTACCTCCTGCTGATGAGCCGGATGCAAGCATTGCACCGAAGGAAAGTGGCGGCGGCGGTGCCGGTGAGAGAAAGAATCTGGACCTGTAAATCAGTTCTACCAGAACTCTTTTAgatgcagttttagcttcacccaaTTCACATTCTGTAAAAATCttctattaagcaccttttgcacCCAGTTATTAATTAGCTAATCTAATCAATTATCAACAAATTAGCTCCACACTAGACAGAAGAGGCTGAGATTTCATATGTTGATGTTAAGAAAATTTTTATCTTGATCCTTTACAACAAATGGTCAAGTATTTACTAAATGAATGTTATTCCATTCTAGACaatacaatgtttattttcttattttaaaaaagaaatgtaattatttatatttttatgtattttactaTTGCATATagtaagtggttaaatgaaaaatctgcaaaatgcacagagtttaatccaattaattgtcagaataatcctAGTCCTAGAATAGTCAAACACTCAGCagaaagaaattacttttaaaaaactgttataTCTTGACAGAAATATTCTCAGAGTTGAATTATGTGAAGCCCAGTAGATTCTGTTGAGTTTGGTGAAGTTTTAAATGACAACATGAACAATCAGCCATATAATAGGAAGTCAATGggagtttttaaatgaagtagatttggttgaatgttcagaaacaaggaaaaataaataaaccatcaCCTAAAATAAGATATTAGActgtgaaaatataaacatccataaaaatatctaaatgtgaCCGAGTCTGTCGGGTTAACCCGGGTCTCTGtgacctggttctggttgctgtTCTGCAGATTTGCCCACCTGCCTGCTATGCGTCTGCCTGTCCGGTTCTGTGTACTGTGAGGAGGTGAGTCCAGACATGACCAGCGTTCCCCTGCTGCCCAAAGAGACCGCCTACCTGTACGCTCGCTTCAACAAGATCAAGAAGATCGGGAAAAACGACTTCGGAGACACTGGTAAGTCCCTGACGTCTGGACAGAACATCTGGACTCAGAGCTGAGACCTTCGTGTCCTCACAGCTGCAGAGACTTCAGAGTTCagggaaataaaacatgcatggaTTTTAAAagtgcaggaaaaaaagaaaaagtcctgGGAATTTTGAATGGattcaaaatgctcaaaaattttatttagtctGCTTATATTTCTGTAAAGTCATATTTCGACTAATTctatgatattttttttatttaagaaaaagccaGTTAGCCAAGGTAACCTTATACTTGGTTATTTAAGTTGCAAACATTTATGCACAaacctatttttgtttaaatatacaCTGATGGAATTTGATACAGCatggaaattgttttaaataaatgtattttttgctaCACTGTCTTTTCCTCTCATCAGTCACATAATTCAAACAGATTCTTTAGACTGAATAGAAAAATtagtttctgaattaaaaattgtttcaggATTGAAACTAGAAATTAAATTGCTAGACGCTGAAAGATTCGCATCCCTAATGGATTtgttattttagcttttaagttggcaaaaatttgatttgatgtcTGAATACCTGACTGGATCATGAATATTTGGTATTAAAAAAGCCTCCCTGTGCTATCTGCTGCAGTGACCCTGAAGAGGATCGACCTGACAGGAAATATGATCTCAGAGATCGACGACGCCGCCTTCTCCAAGCTCACCCTGCTGGAGGAACTGTCTCTGTCTGAGAACAGACTGGCCAAACTCCCCGCTCTCCCCGCCAAGCTCACCTCCTTCAACGCTAATGGCAACCTGCTCAAAACCAAGGGCGTAAAAGCCAACGCCTTCAAGGTACGTTAGCAGAACCCAGCTCTGGTACCAGTCAGGGAGAGTGTATCCTATATATGATGTAAAACCAGATTGACTTGATTTAATAAGACAGTTCAGCCCTTAAAAAGGACATTAACTCGTCTGTAAATGAAGGCAGCTGAATGATGTTGCTGTAAATAAACTCAAGATGAGAAGGAAGCTGAACAGTCTCTGTTCTCCATGACAGAAACTGACCGGCCTGGCCAACCTGTACCTGGCCAACAACCAGCTGGAGGCCGTCCCCTTCATCCCAGAGAGCGTCCGCATCCTGCATCTACAGGTCTGCACCAACACAAGTAGTTCACAGAGGATGAATGGGTGTTAGGATGCCTTTATGATTAAAACCTGAAGAGTGTGCTGTGAACTAGGGATGCACTCATCCACTCTTTTCACTTCTGATCCCAACGTCTGAGGTTTAGCATTGGCAGATACcaatccgatacagaaaaacagcccagaattaaaacatttatatttttaagtaatgaCATAATCTACTTAATTACAGATTTTCTTGATAACTCTGGACCAGTTCAGCtaacttaaatacaccaataggtTCACAGGCTTGGTCACacatgcaaaaataactttaatttattcagtgagtGCAGTTAGCACTTTAatagccaatgtaaaataaataaactgaaactgtcAAAAACAAGAGGTTCACTACTTcagtcaaacatgtaaaaataaacggCAACAAACCATTCAAATGactcagaaagtgcaattaggaaatctaaatataatataaaataaataataaagcacaaagcatagaattagactgaatagatctgtccTTGTGGATCGGGCACATTGCCACCGATATCCGGGATCGAATCAGATATTTACATCCCCCCCAGAATTGTCATCAGAGGTTCTCTAGAGAACATtgaggaggttctggttctgattaaCGCAGGATTAGGTTCTATAAGAAAATCTCCCAGCGCTCTGATCAGTCCATCATCTGGACCTGGAGACGGGACGGACCGCCTGCTGACCGAACAGGACAGGGACGTCCACCGGGACTGACAGGAGAGCTGTCCGACAGTTATAGAAGTCACTGAAGAAGTCCTGTTAGCAGTTAGCCATGCAGGAGACATGGAAGAAGAGATGAGAGGAGACCAAAATCAAGCTTTTTACCCTACAtacaaaactattaaaaaaaaaaaaactacaccaTCCACTtggtgaagcatggtggtgggagCATCATGCTATGGGTCAGAGAAGCAGGTCAGAGGTGATGTGAAGATGTATTGATCTAAATCAGGACAATCCTGGAAGTAAATCTGAGGTTCACTTTCCAACAGGGCAATCACCATCCAGCCATAAATATTATGGGAAGAAGattggtctagtcaaagtccagtcctaAATAGGTCTGGGCGATATTTCCATAGAATTATATCACAATATATTTTCAATACCTCAATTATACATCACAGACTATATTCCAAATTTTCCTTTATAAACTACATAGAAATATTCATGTATAAATATAGAATTTATACAATATACACAATGTTTAGTGcctcaaagaaaacacaaaatggatGAATAGAAATATAAACTAATTTAGTTAACTAAACAAAACAGTCTCAATGAGCTaccaaatggaaataaaaatacttaattacACAAATTAAACTGTTGTGGTTCAACAGAGCATTAGTTTTATAAGATGCTAAAAAAAGTTTCCCcattaagttttttaaaaacacaaacattatgtgcaaaacaaagaaccttgtttaaatataaaagggAATTCTCCTTTTAAAAGTGCTCAACCCTAAAATATATGTCATAAAAACCCTCCAAGCAGTAAAAGCTTGAGAACACATCCGAATCTTCTGGAACTTTGTTCACTTCCATTTCTTCCATCTGTCACAGACATTTCCACTGAAGTAAAGACTGTCAGTGTTTCTACTCTGAGTTTTCATGTTCCTACTACTGCAACTGCAAtccaagccacacttttcagatttttggtcCATCCAGTGCCCAACTCCAGCAGTCGCTGAGCGAAACATCTCCATTCCACACAAAGTTGAGGAAGTTTCCTCTCAACTGCCTCTTCaataatcccaataaaacaaattcagggtcattttaaaataaatacataatctACCatgaaaattataaataaatacaaatagttaaaataaataagtaagtataaaaaactgtaaaaacataaataaaaaagaataaataaaaaggttagttgtaatatgaaaaaatgtgaTAAGGGGCTGTGAATAATCGGTCTGTTTTGaactcatttaatttaattttttatttcattcactcaatattaaatttgaataactaaaagaaatcatgaatgaaaaggagcagaaagaagtATAAACTTATAATATCTGCCCCCCTATTTACATAAATTTAGCTATTGAACTCTTAAAGACTATTATAGGGTTTCCCTTAGTGCAATatcagcctggcgggccaccaagCTTTATTTGCACCCCCACCAGTCTAACATTGTTTATCTAttatcgttttgtttttttaatacaccaCTAACAGTGAGACCAGAGTCTCTTTGAAATGGTTGGAAGCGCAATGGCAACATAAAACGGTCAGTACGTGAATACATATTGAGATTGAGGTCAGgcgtctttttttaattcactcCTGCAATTAACATGCTAACTACTTTAGCGAATAAAGTAACACGTCACTTTATCGTGTTTGTTCATAATGTTTTCAAATAGCACATATTTACTTACTCATATTTTCAAACTTCTTGTGAACTTGAATCATTTTTTAACTTAAGGACACGTTGGTCGCCAGATGGCTGGCCTACCGCCCCGACCagcgggcttagcaagttttctaggtgaaacatattttaaagacaaatgaaatacgtttgaaatgtttgaaatatgaagaaaaattaGACAACAAAACATTCGCTTATTCTTCACTCTTCCTGTGTTTCAGGACAACAACATCACAGAGGTTAACACAGACACCTTCTGCAAGTCCGACAACTCCTACTATCTACGACTGAGCCTGTCTGAGGTCCGGATGGATGGGAATCCGGTGGTGCTGTCCAAGTACCCTGACAGCTTCACCTGCATGAAAGTGCTGCCTGTGGGGCGGTACCGCTGAGGAGAACCAATGTCCCAAAGACTCACTCTAAGGCCTCTGCAGCAGAATGGTTCTGGTTCGGTCAGTGTTGTCACTTTAACGAGCAGCGACGGGTCCAGCTCGGCTCGGTTCCCCTCCTGACTCTAAAGAGATTCTCttagattttaataataatagttcTGGACTGACAGAACCTTCATCTTAGATCTGGAAAAAGACccagaataaaatagaatttatattaaaagaagGGAAATTTATTCCGCATGACGAACACGTCCTGCTCATTGGAGGATCCCCGCTCATTCAAAATAAACAGGCTCCTTAATTTACTTCTAACGATTTTCCCAGGTAATAACAGGTGAGTTTTTTCTTCTAGTCTAATCTAATTTAATCTTGTCGTCATGGTGATCCTTTGTCAACTGAACATTTTAAGACGTTTCCCTCCGGATGCAACGCTGGATAAATGAGCTGTGATTAATTCAAGCATCCGACTCGTCTGCATGGCCTTGCAGACAAcggtggtgatgatgatgatgatgttctaTAACTtgacttcagtttgttttctaatttatgGTCCAGTTGAGGTGAGCTGGAGAACATGTATCTATGAACTTCAGTAATGTGAAAGTTACTCTCttgttttcacttcttttccaggtaaataaatctttgtttatGATAACTGATGTGAATAAGAGGAGCTGTACAGAAGGAGGAGTGTGTAACATGGCTGTATTTGATATgttaataaactgtttttgattACAGTCAGTCTGGATTATTGCTCCATTTTTTATCATGTCACATTTATTGACAGAGAAGAACCACGAGTTTATTATAAAACTAATAGCCAGTGCTGCAGTATGACAGGATGAATCCACACATTAGGACAAACTGTGGTGGATAGATGTTTCAGGGATATATGGTCATTGTTTCTTTGTCTCCAGTTTGCAAAAATACGATCTTAAGTTTTGAGGTGTATCCATCCTCATCTTTCATCAGTCTGGCACTGAAACCGCAAATCACCAACATCCTGTTCAACTTGAACCTGAGCTCACCGTCagaaactttaaacagtttcaGCTCCATAAACCGGGTCTGCAGGATCTGTATACCAGAACCAGGACAGCTAGGCCTGTCACTGGAACAGCTTTTGCTGGTCGATTAACTGTCCCAGAAGTAAtagcaataaatgataatattgttgatttgagaccatttaaagtaatataacaatgcaaaaacacattctcaaagaccataataaatatttgagactggaagacattttaaatatccaaaacaaataaaacaacagaaacaatatgAATcctctgtaaaacaaaattaaataaaaaaatctatcaaaaaAGAGCtaattgagaccaaagcaccagactgaagacttttgtaattttttgatagaaagagaaaagagaaaaataataaatcatgcaatTGAAAATTATTGGGCTTGTTCACATCTATcatttgattaactgatttattgtttattgcaacaggcctaacAAACCGCACCACAATCATCCAGCTGGGTGATGTAGAGTTGCTTGGATGTAATATTTTCTTGGCTATTATATTTCAACTGTTGTGAATTCAGTTTCTGCCTCTCAATACAGGTTATAAAAGTAAGATTAGTTACCATATCTacacagatgatacacagctctacataacaatgtcaccaggtgactctgaattcatttattcaacaaacagaacacttatatagcgcttttcaaCCCAATAAGGTTTCTCGAAGACGCTTTACAATTAAATTAGTTGCTTCCAttcatacacacattcacacactgatgatggcaagctactggattgtAGTCACAGCTGCTCTGGGTCAGCAGCTGGCTGACCCAgagcaaaatgtgcaaaatgtcaaGGCTGACATTTTGTACCATTGGCCcttctgaacagaaacaaaactgaagttattttcTTTGGACCTACAAAAAGacgagtcaatgcacagcttcagttatcaCAGCTATAAACTAGTGACCAGGCCCAAactctgggtgtagtgatgcactctgacctgaaccttcagagacacataaagacagttacaaagttggccttctatcacctgacgAACATTtgcaggattagaggactaaggaagatctagagaaactcatccatgtatTGATTGCATTGATAACTGCAACAgctccagaacgctgctgctggcgttctcactaaaaccaggaagatagagcacaccacccagttctaaagtcccaACATTGgctccctgcagctcagagaatagacatGTTAGTATATAAATCAGTGAACGGCTCAGCActacaatacattaaagatctactgctgtcatagcaacctt from the Xiphophorus maculatus strain JP 163 A chromosome 20, X_maculatus-5.0-male, whole genome shotgun sequence genome contains:
- the ogn gene encoding mimecan, producing MKALLITCLLALWLTAASARMSGPELRLRPGSLPNGYISEYLKSRRARRALPPADEPDASIAPKESGGGGADLPTCLLCVCLSGSVYCEEVSPDMTSVPLLPKETAYLYARFNKIKKIGKNDFGDTVTLKRIDLTGNMISEIDDAAFSKLTLLEELSLSENRLAKLPALPAKLTSFNANGNLLKTKGVKANAFKKLTGLANLYLANNQLEAVPFIPESVRILHLQDNNITEVNTDTFCKSDNSYYLRLSLSEVRMDGNPVVLSKYPDSFTCMKVLPVGRYR